The following DNA comes from Synechococcus sp. CC9616.
CCGTATCACTCGATGATCGATGACAGCGTCCAGGTTCTGCTGGAGCAGGAAACCCACTGGCGCATTGCTGACTGCCGCGAGCCAGCCATCCTCCACGACGGATACAGACCTGAGCTGCTGGCTGGCACCGACAAGGCGGAGCGGCTGCGTCAGGCGATGCAAAGCGAACTGGAGCGCCATCCCGGTGATCCCTACGCCAGCGCAAAACTGGGCGGTCTGCTGATCAGCGATGGGCAGCTTCAGGAGGCCGTCGCGCTGTTGCGCAGGGCGCTTGATCAGGACTCGATGCAGGACGGTGAGCGCTATGAACTGCTGCTCCACCTGGCGCTGGCTGTCACCCCATCCGAGCCGGGCGAAGCGATTGCGCTTTATCGAAAGGCTCTGGAGATCTCCCTGGACACCCGCATCACCCTCGGGGCCCGGCTCAACCTGGCCGCCCGGCTGATGGAACAAGGAGACCTTGAGGAAGCCATCAACCTGACCCGGATTGCGACCCAACGGGCACCGGAAGTGGCCCTCGGCTGGTACAACCTCGGGCTGATGCATCGCCGTCGTGGCGACATCAGTGCAGCTCTGCAGGCTTATGAGCAGGCCTTGCAGCTTGACCCCGACAACGCTGCATGCCATCAGAACCATGCCGTGGCATTGCTGATGGGGGGTGACATCGAAGGGGCACGCCAGGGGTTCCGCAACGCCATCGCCCAACTGGACCATCAGGGGCGGACGGATGAAGCCCAAAACCTGCGGCAGACAGCAGGGCAGATCGTGAAACTTGATGTGGAGCCGAACGCTTGAGTGATGCGTTGAACGGGCGCACCGTGGTGGTCACCCGTGCTGCCGAACAGCAGGGTGAAGGGCGACGACTGCTCGAATCACTTGGGGCACATGTGCTGGATCTGCCGGCTCTGGTGATCGGACCACCCGATCAGTGGGGACCTCTGGATGACGCCCTGGCGGATCTGGAGAATTTCCACTGGCTGGTGTTCTCCAGTGCCAACGGTGTTGAAGCGGTGGAACAGCGTCTGCGGACCATGGGGAGCAACCTGGCCCGCCGCCCCCGCAGCCTCAAGATCGCAGCCGTGGGTCGCAAGACGGCGCGTCTGCTGGAGGATGTCGGCGCCACAGCCGACTTCGTTCCGCCTCGATTCGTTGCCGACAGCCTGATCGAGCATTTCCCTGTCTCAGGCTTTGGGCTGCGCATGTTGCTGCCCCGTGTGCAGAGCGGCGGCCGAACTCTGCTGGCGGATGCCTTTGCAGAGGCGGGCGTGCGCGTTGTGGAAGTGGCTGCCTATGAATCGCGCTGTCCGCAGGCGATGCCTGAAGCGACAGCGTCGGCTCTGGAGGCCGGCGCCGTGGATGCCATCACCTTCAGCAGCGGCAAAACCGCTGACCACACCGCTCTGCTGCTCAAGCAACGCTTCGGTGATCACTGGCTGGAGCAGCTCGCTGAAGTGAAAGTGGTGTCGATCGGGCCGCAAACCTCACGCAGCTGCCTGGCCCAGTTCGGACGGGTGGATGGGGAGGCCGATCCCCATGATCTCGATGGACTGGTGTCCGCCTGTGCTCAGCTGATGCAGAGCGGATCCTGAGCTGTGCCGTTCTGGGCCAAACGCACGCAACCGCTCGGCACATCGATGGCCAGAACGGACCATCCCGGAGGCAGCAAAGGGGCACTGTCTCCTGAGCAACGCCCATCAGCACTCACACAGAGCACGCCACTCAACTCCGCATTGCTGGCCAGCGCCCGACTCTGACCAGCCACCAGAAGCACCCCCGTGACCTTGATGCCGGAGCCAGGATCGACAGCCGGATCAGCCCCTGGCTCCTGATCTGGATCAGCGTCGGGATTCGTCACCGATTCAGGTGCACTCGGCTGCAGTGGAGCGAAGGGATCAAGCCGACCTCCAGGAGCAGCGTCTCGCACCTGTTCGACCGTTGGCAGAGGCGTCAGCCCCAGTTCCGGCGGCGCAATCCTGTCAGCCGCAGACTGCTGATCCTCCTCTGAAGGCGGGGTTGTCGAGGCGGGGGGGCTTACCGCTGGCTCCGATGTTGTGGACTCGCCTCCACATGCGAACAGGCCGAGAGCACAGCAGCCGATCGCGATCGACGCCATGGACCTGCAGGCCCGCTCAGCCGTCTTCTTCCACGAGGTCCCGGAAACGATCAAGATTGGCTTGGAGCTCCCTGGTCACAATCCCCCCCAGGATGCTGGGCTCCATCAAGGGTGCCAAGACCCCCGGTAATTCGTAGGTGACAGTCAGCTTCACCGCCGTCCGATCTGGCGCTTCCGGGTAAAAGCGCACCGCACCACGGGTGGGCAAGCCACCGACCGACTCCCAATGCAGCTGCTGCTGATCCACACGCTGGGTGATGCGGGCCTTCCAATGGAAACGAAAACCCTGAGCCGCGAGCGTCCAATCCGTGAGATCGGGGTCATCAAGGGTTTTGACCGACTCGATCCAGCGCATCCAGCGAGGCATGGCCTCCAGGTCGCTCCAGACGGCCCAGACGCGTTCCGCAGAGGCCTGAACCTCAGTGGTGACTGAATGTTCCAACCAACGTCCCATCGTCAGGCCACCGCAGCATTGGTTGCCAGTTGCGCCGGCTGCTCAAGGATTGCTGCCGCCGCCAGGTGGCCGCTCATGGTCGCCCCCTCCATCGAATCGATGTAGTCCTGTCGCGTGTAGCTGCCCGCCAGGAAAAAGTTGCGTACTGGAGTGCGTTGTTCAGGGCGATAGGGCTCCATACCCGGTGCTTCCCGATAAAGGGACTGGGCCAGCTTCACCACATTGCTCCAGGTGAGTTTGAGATGTTTGGCCGAGGGGAAGAGATCGCGAACTTGCTGATCTGTGTGGGCGACGATCGCATCGACCGATTTGGGAATCCAGGGATCCCCGGGAGTGAGCACACACTGGAGCAGGGAGCCCTCTCCTTCCTTGCGGTAGTCCTCAGGACTGGCAAGGGCCAGATCTGCAAAACAGCTGAAGTCCGCATCAGCGGTATAGAGAAGATTGTTGAGTCCTGTTGGCGTCGCCACATCCCGACGCTGGGCCTCATGGTCCTCTGCCAGCTCCGTCACCCAGCCGTCGTAACGCAACTGGACCGTGGCCACCGGGACCGCCTCGAGCTGATGAATCGCCTCGAACTGAGGGAAGCGTCGCCAGTCCTCGGGAAGAAGTTTCTGGATGCCGGGGACATCACAGGCGGCGAGATAAGCGTCAGCCTCAGCAGTCACTTCGCCATCGGGAGTGCCTAACAGCAGCCCAGTTACCTCAGGGATTTCAGCATCGCTGAAGTGCACCTGCTTGACCCGATGACGCAAATGGAGCTGACCGCCGCGCTCCTCGATGTATTTGAGGATGGGACCGGTCAACCATCGATGCGGGGATCCCTTGAGGAGGTTGAGCTTGGAGGCTTCGGTTTTGGCCGCAAACATCATGAAGATCGTGAGCATGCAGCGGGCTGAGATCGCCTCGCAATCGATGAAGCCCAGGGCGTAGGCGATTGGATTCCACATGCGGCGGATGCTTTCCGGGCTGCCGCCATGGCCGACGAACCAATCCTGGAAACTGACGGAATCGAGAGCACGGATGGTGCGCATCGCACCCTCGTAATCAACGAGACCCCGAACGATCGGTGAGGTCCCCAGCGCCAGGGCATTGCGCAGCTTGTCGATCCAGCTCAGCTGCGGTGTGGTGAAAAAGGCTTTGAGGCCATTGAAGGGAGCCCCAATGGGAAATCGAAAGTCGAGCTCCCGCAGATCGCCGCCCTTGTTCACAAACAAATGGGTGTGCTGCTTGGGCAACAGGTTTTCAATCGCCCCGACTTTGCGCATCAGGGCAAAGAGGTTGGCGTAATTGAAGAAAAAGACATGCAGACCCATCTCGATATGGTTTCCGCCTTCATCCACCCAGCTACCCACCTTGCCGCCCATGAAGGGCCTTGCTTCGTAGAGATCAACGGAGTGACCGGCATCAACCAAATCCACCGCTGCAGAGAGGCCGGCGAGCCCGGAACCGACAATCGCGACCCGCACCTGTGATGTGCAACTGGACAGGACTCTATTTATCAGACTCCATAGAGTGAGGCTCTACTGTGTGGCGTCGATGACCAGCACCACCACGAATCCAGCCACTCACACCGCTCGCGACGGCAAAGGGATCCTGATCACGGCACCGGCCATGCAGCAGTTGGCGAAGCTCTGCGGCGAACAGGGAAACAATCAGGTTCTGCGTGTCGGCGTGCGGTCGGGAGGCTGCAGCGGCATGAGCTACACGATGGACTTCGTTCCGGCCTCCGAAACCCTGGATGACGACGAGACCTACGACTACGAAACTCCAGAAGGGAACCAGTTCCGCGTGATCTGCGACCCCAAGAGCCTGCTGTACATCTACGGAATGCAGCTGGACTTCAGCACCGCACTGATCGGTGGTGGTTTCAACTTCACCAATCCCAACGCCACGCAGACCTGTGGCTGCGGCAGCTCCTTCGCGGTCTGACCAGCGGATTGGATCGCGTGGGTGTGGCGCCCATGGGAATCTGAACAAGACCCCCACGCGTCTCCCCTTCGATGGAGTCCAGTCAGGAGAATCTGTTTGATCAGGCGATGTCCCGGTATCAGGCCGGTGCCGATGCTGCGGAGATCCTGCCGCTGTTTATCCAGATCACCGAAGCAGCGCCACGTCAATCCGCCGGCTGGACCTGTCTGGCCTGGCTGCAATTGCTCTGTGAGCAACCGGAGGAGGCCCTGCGCTCCGCTCGATTCGCCGTGAAACTCAATCCTCAGGATCCCCAGGCGCGCATCAACCTGTCCCTGGCGCTGCTGGAAACCGATTCAAAGGGTGTGCGCGACCACATCCAGGTTGTGCAGCAGGTTCTCACCATGGCCCCGGAGGTGTCCGATGATCTCAAAGGAGCCCTGGAGGACGGCATGCAACGTCGGCCGGGCTGGAAAGCACTCGAGAAGGTGAAAACCTGGCTCAACCTCTGAGAGACGCAGCAACGATCGCGATGAGAGCCTCCAGGCACCGGTCGACCGCGCCCATCCTGCTGCTGAGCAACGGTCATGGGGAGGATCTCTCAGGAGCATTGCTGGGCCGATCACTCAGGGAGCTTGGCCATCCGGTGGAGGCCCTGCCACTCGTTGGCCGAGGTGAGGCTTACCGCAGGGCAGGCATCCCATTGCTTGGACGCACCCGGGAATTCAGCACCGGTGGGATCGGTTACACCAGTCTGAAAGGACGTCTGACGGAACTGATCCAGGGACAGGTGTTCTATCTGCTCCGGCAGCTGCTCCGCCTGCTGCGGCAATCCCAGCGATTTGAGCTGATTGTGGTGGTGGGCGATGTGATCCCGGTGATCGCCGCCTGGCTGGCCCATCGACCTGTGGCGACGTATCTGGTGGCGTATTCGAGCCATTACGAAGGGCGCCTCAGACTTCCCTGGCCCTGCGCTGAACTGCTCGCCAGCCATCGATTTCGGTTGGTGTTCAGCCGCGATCAACTCACCGCTGACGATCTCAGCCAGCAGCTGAAGCGCTCGGTGGACTTCGTCGGCAACCCGTTCATGGACCCCGTCCTCAGCGCAACGGAAAGAATTGCCGCCACCGAGCCACGGATCGGTCTGTTGCCCGGCAGCCGCAGACCGGAGCTTGAGGACAACCTGCGACTGCTGCTGAAGCTGGTGGAGAACCTAAACAGCAGTTGGGAGCTCGGCCTTGATCTGGCACTGGTGCCATCCCTCGGTGACGCCGATCTGATGGCACTGGCCGAAGGGGTTGGCTGGCGGCTGGAGGCTGAGAGCCTCATGCATGGCAGCGGTCTCAGAATCCAGGTGCGACGCGACGCTTTTCAAACGGTGCTCCAGCAAAGCGATCTCCTGATCTGCATGGCAGGCACGGCTGCAGAGCAAGCGGTGGGCCTAGCCAAGCCGGTGCTGCAGCTGCCAGGCCATGGCCCCCAGTTCACGGAGGCGTTTGCCGAAGCGCAACGGCGTCTGCTCGGCCCGACGGTGTTCTGCGCCGGCGGAAAGGTGGGCAGCAACAGCAATCTGAAGGCCTCAGCCAGCCTGGCGATGGCCTTGGTGGAGCGCAGCCGCAGCGATGCAACCTTGCAACGGCAATGCCGTGAAGAGGCCGAACGGCGGCTCGGATGCGCCGGTGGTGGACGGAGAATGGCGGGGCTGATCAGTGCCGTCGCACTGCCGCAACCCTGATGGCTGCTCCTGAAGAACCGATCTGGAAGCTCTGGCTCGATCGGCTGCTGATGCTCAATGTGCTGCTGGTGTTCGCAGGGGCCGGGTTTTTTGGGGTGGCTGTGGTGGCACAGACCCAGGGACAAGCCAAACCAATGGACTGGTTTCAGCAGCTCTGGCAGCCCCTGTTCACCCCTGCCATCAGCCTGCTGATCATGGCGGCGCTGATCAGTGGAATTCTCAGCTGGTGGCAGCGACGAGGGCCGATGGCAGGTCGGGATAGCGGAAGCTGAAGCCCAGATCCTGCAAGCGTTCCGAGGCCACCTGCTGCCCTTCCAGAACCACCTTGGCGCCATCGCCAAGCAACACCTGGAGCACGGCAGCCGGCACGGGCAAGAGGCTGGGACGTCCCAGGCTGCGACCCAGTTCCTTGGAAAAGGCTGCCATCGTCACGGGTTGAGGGGCCACACCATTCACCACCCCGCTCCAGCTGCCATCTGTGAGGGCCTGAAGGATGAGGGCGCAAAGATCACGGCGATGAATCCAGCTCATCCATTGCCGGCCATCGCCGATCGGTCCACCAAAACCAGCTCGGAAGACCGGCAGCATCTTGCCCAAAGCGCCTCCGTCCGGAGCCAGAACGATGCCGATGCGGACCGTCAGCTGCCGTGTGCTCGATGGAACCGCCGCTGCGGCGGCCTCCCAGCGGGCGCAGAGCGAGGCCAGGAAATCGTCTCCAGGAGCATTGGACTCCTGGAATTGAGCGCTGGTACTGGAGCCGTAAAAACCGATCGCCGAAGCACTTACTAAAACCGACGGTGGCGTGGAGCTTGCCTTGATCGCTTCCACCAGAAGCTGTGTGGTGTCCAGACGACTGCTTTCCAGGAGCTGGCGATGGGGCGGTGTCCAGCGTTTTTCCGCGATGGGCTCTCCGGCGAGATTCACCACGCCATCGGCCTGATCCAGTGCCTCTTTCAACTCAGGCACCTGCCAGGACTGGGGCCTGGAAGGATCGAGCTGCAACCACTCCAGCCGGCCATCAGCTCGCTCGGCCTCAAACCCACGGGGTAAACGACGACTCACCAGGCTGAGCTGATGACCCTCCGCCAGCAGCAGAGGCACCAGCTCCCGGCCGACAAAACCGGTGCAACCGAGAAGCAGCAGGCGCATCAAGCTGTTGTGAACGTGCCCGCGAGGCTAAGAGGGCTCGGCCGTCTCTGGTTTTGAAACCACGCCAAGGCGATGGGCAATCGGCACCAGCGCAAAACCCTGAATCAACAGCCCAAGCAACACCACCGACAGGGCCAGCGGAGGCATCAATTTTCCCCAGCTGGCTGATGAAGCCCAGGCCTGGATGGCCATGGCGATCGGCACAGCGCCTCGCAATCCCGTCCAGCAGATGAAACTTCGTTCACTCCACTGGAAGTCACTACGCAGCAAAAGGGCCTGCACCATCAGCCACCGCACCACCTGCATGGCCACAAACAGCAGCAGGGCCCAGGCTCCAGCCCGCACAACGTCCTGAGGGGCAACGACCAGGCCGAGGCAGAGGAACAGCATCAGCTCGGCCATTTTGGCAAAGCTCGAATGGGCTTCCTCCAAAACGTCCTGATCGGCCGCATGGCCATTGCCGAGCACCAATCCCGCCACGTAGGCCGCCAACAGCGGACTCCCTCCCAGAACCGTTGTTCCACCGGAGAGCACCAGCAAGAGCGCCAGGCTGACGACCGGAAGCATCGAGCCCCTCGTCAGGGAGGTGCTGCCCAGCAACAGCTGGGAGATCACACTGCCGCCAATGAATCCCAGCAGGCCACCAAGCAGAAACTGACGCACCACATCCGTGACCAGATCAGCGGTGGCCACCCCCTCGCCTCCAGCGAGGGCGAGAGCCAGACCCGCCAACACCACAGCCATCGGGTCGTTGATGGTGGATTCCATCTCGATTAGATCGAGAACCTTTTCCGGCATGCGGCCGGCAAGAGGACGCAACAGGGAGAGAGCGGCTGAGGCGTCGGTGCTGCTGAACATCGCACCGACAAACAGCACCTGAGCCATCAACGCCGGCTTCCAGCCGCCCTCCAGAACAAGGATTCCAATACCGATCAAGGTCAACAGAGCTGCAGTGATCAGAACTCCCACCGTGGCAAGCAGCGCCGATGGCTTAACCACCGCCTTCATCCGACTCCAGTTGGTGGTGAGTCCCCCAAAGAACAGCACCAAGACCAGGGCGGCCTGGGTGATGTTGTTGGCGCGGGTGAGCGACAGCAATGGCTCACCGGCAGCACGCATGTCGTTGTCGACCAGCAATCCCAGAGCCAGCACCAGAAGAATGCCCGGCAACTTGACGCGGTCGGCGAGATCATCCAGCAGGACCGCCGCCAGCAAGAGCCCTCCAAAAGCCATCAGGTAGAGGGCAACCGGCTCCTGCACAACGCCTCAGGGCGACACATCTGCAGGTTCTAGCCTGCAGGACCCTGCTCGACCCGTGATGGCCGAAACCGACGCAGCTCCAGCCGCGAAGGCCAAACCGGCGGTTCTCAAAAAAGGTGCTCTCGTGCGCGTCAACCGGGAGGCTTATCAGAACAGCCTGGAAGCGTCTGCCAGTGATCCCGTGGCACCTGCCTACATCTTTGAAGGCCCCGGGGAACTGCTGGTTGTCAAAGGCGATTACGGCCAGGTGCGCTGGAACCGTCCAGTACCCGACGTCTGGTTGCGCATGGATCAGCTGGAAGCCTGCTCCTGATCGTCTGCCTGCAGAGCCTCCTCCACCTGCTCCACCGCCAGGGGCAGTGACTCGAAGGCGGAAGGAAGCCGCCAGAGCGCTCCACCGAGCACACCACTGAGATCAGCAAGGGCGAGGAGAAGAGGATTCGGCGTGCTGGCATGCGCTGCATCCGCCACAGCAGCAGCCTTCCATGGATTCCAGCCAGCCAGGGTGACCACACTGCGATAAGCCGCGGGCCAGGGGTTCTCGGGCAGCAAGGTCTGCAGAGATCCGAAATGGCGAGCCGCTTCAGCCGGACGGTTGGCGAGAACAGCCAGCAGAGCCAGAGTCCAGTGAGGGCCGGGATCCTGAGGGGATTGCTGCAACTGCCGTTCGGCCGCGCGGCGGACCTCCTCGCGATAACCGAAGTGGCCATCGATCATGTGCTCCTGGCCCACCGCTTCAAAGACGGGATCCAGGCCTGCCGGACCAGCGGCCAATCCCGACGCCAGGCTGGGGAACGCCGCGGCGAAGCCAGCCAGCACCGGCTGATCATTCTGGCGTCGCCAAAGCGAGTAACTGCCGCCTTTGGGACGGGGGAAACGCTCCACCTGTTCAAACACCCCGCTCTCACGCACAGCCTGATCCAGGCGCCTGGCTGACTTGCGCACCGATCCCTGATCCCCTTCCGCCAGGACCACCCACTCCGCACGCTGCAGGGTTGGCACGCGATCGGCTCGGCTGCTGCCCAGTTGCCGCCCCACCAGCTGCCCCCCCTGGCGACGCCCGTAGAAGCTGACGTTGTGCTGATTGAGATCCGAGGTGCTGGGCACCACGATCAAGGTGCGGGGGGATCGGCCGGGCTGGCCACCTCCAGCGGCCCGGACAAGCTGCTCGAGGGGGCCCCTTGGTCGGTCCTCAAAACGTTCAAGCTGCGCTGTCCAACCCGCGGGCAGACAGGCCATCAGCCCGGAGATCAGGGCAACCGGCGCCAGCCAGGCCGCCCGTTGACGCAACCAGCCACCCCACTGCCACCAGCCTCGGGCCAAGAGCAGCAACAGCGTGGGCAGCAGCGGTGTGATGTAGCGATCGCTCTTGTTGGGGCTGAGGCTGGTCAACAACCAGGCCGCCAGAAGATTGATCAACAGCCAGCGCCAGTGCCAGGGGTCATCCCGCGTGTGCTGATCAACGGAATCGCGATCTCGCTGAACCCACCAGAGCAGCAATCCGGAACAACCGATCATCAGCAGAACGGGACCCAACTGTTCCGGCAACAAGCGCAGATACCAGGTCCAGCTCTCCAGGCTGAGAACACCAGGATCCCCCTCCCTGGCTGCGGATTCGAAGACAGCCCGATTCGTTCCGCCCAAACTGGTGATCCAGTTGTGACGCAACCAGGGGCCGATCAAGAGCCCCGTCATCAGGGGCAGCAGCAGGGCCTGGCGCCACCATGAACGACCTCGCCGGATCGCGATCACTGCGGCCCAGAGCCCAGCCGGCGTCAACATCAGCAAGGCGCTCTGCTTCACCAGCACCGCCGCCAAAGCCAAGCCGGTGGCGAGAAGCACCTGCCCCAATCGCCCCCCACGCTGGGGATCGCACCAGCAGCCCAGACGCCAGAGCGCCAGGGTTCCAACAGCCGCCAGAGGCATCTCCAGCACATAGTCGGTGCGCAGATCGAGCAGGGCGGGCGCCAGGGCGGTGAGCACGCAGGCCAGCAGTGCCAGGCCCTGACCGTGCAGCTGGCGACCCCATGCCGCAACGGCCAGCAGCAGCAGGCCATGCCAGAGGCTCAGGCTCCAGGCAGCTGCAGCCGGATCATCACCGCTGACGGCCATCACCGTGCCGTTCACAAGAGACGCAAGCGGCGGAATCTTGGGGGACAAATCCAACAGGGCATCCCAGCCCTGCCACTGGCCTCCCGGCAGGACTCCCAGGGCGCGACCGTGATCCAGCGCGCTGTTGAGATAGTCCGCCTGATCCCAGGCCGGCAGACCGGTCTGCAGCTCCCACCAGAGACGATCCACAAGCGTGGACAGCAGCCAGATCAGCAGAACAACGCCCCA
Coding sequences within:
- a CDS encoding glycosyltransferase, whose translation is MLSLSMIVRNEEARLAACLASVKGLADELVVVDTGSTDGTIAVAEAAGARVERIEWPGDFAPARNRAMDFLSGDWVLVLDADEQLRPEVIPSLKALMAQPDVLVINLLRYELGAAMAPYSNVSRLFRRHPGIRWSKPYHSMIDDSVQVLLEQETHWRIADCREPAILHDGYRPELLAGTDKAERLRQAMQSELERHPGDPYASAKLGGLLISDGQLQEAVALLRRALDQDSMQDGERYELLLHLALAVTPSEPGEAIALYRKALEISLDTRITLGARLNLAARLMEQGDLEEAINLTRIATQRAPEVALGWYNLGLMHRRRGDISAALQAYEQALQLDPDNAACHQNHAVALLMGGDIEGARQGFRNAIAQLDHQGRTDEAQNLRQTAGQIVKLDVEPNA
- a CDS encoding uroporphyrinogen-III synthase, with the protein product MSDALNGRTVVVTRAAEQQGEGRRLLESLGAHVLDLPALVIGPPDQWGPLDDALADLENFHWLVFSSANGVEAVEQRLRTMGSNLARRPRSLKIAAVGRKTARLLEDVGATADFVPPRFVADSLIEHFPVSGFGLRMLLPRVQSGGRTLLADAFAEAGVRVVEVAAYESRCPQAMPEATASALEAGAVDAITFSSGKTADHTALLLKQRFGDHWLEQLAEVKVVSIGPQTSRSCLAQFGRVDGEADPHDLDGLVSACAQLMQSGS
- a CDS encoding SRPBCC family protein, coding for MGRWLEHSVTTEVQASAERVWAVWSDLEAMPRWMRWIESVKTLDDPDLTDWTLAAQGFRFHWKARITQRVDQQQLHWESVGGLPTRGAVRFYPEAPDRTAVKLTVTYELPGVLAPLMEPSILGGIVTRELQANLDRFRDLVEEDG
- the zds gene encoding 9,9'-di-cis-zeta-carotene desaturase, with amino-acid sequence MRVAIVGSGLAGLSAAVDLVDAGHSVDLYEARPFMGGKVGSWVDEGGNHIEMGLHVFFFNYANLFALMRKVGAIENLLPKQHTHLFVNKGGDLRELDFRFPIGAPFNGLKAFFTTPQLSWIDKLRNALALGTSPIVRGLVDYEGAMRTIRALDSVSFQDWFVGHGGSPESIRRMWNPIAYALGFIDCEAISARCMLTIFMMFAAKTEASKLNLLKGSPHRWLTGPILKYIEERGGQLHLRHRVKQVHFSDAEIPEVTGLLLGTPDGEVTAEADAYLAACDVPGIQKLLPEDWRRFPQFEAIHQLEAVPVATVQLRYDGWVTELAEDHEAQRRDVATPTGLNNLLYTADADFSCFADLALASPEDYRKEGEGSLLQCVLTPGDPWIPKSVDAIVAHTDQQVRDLFPSAKHLKLTWSNVVKLAQSLYREAPGMEPYRPEQRTPVRNFFLAGSYTRQDYIDSMEGATMSGHLAAAAILEQPAQLATNAAVA
- a CDS encoding iron-sulfur cluster assembly accessory protein, yielding MTSTTTNPATHTARDGKGILITAPAMQQLAKLCGEQGNNQVLRVGVRSGGCSGMSYTMDFVPASETLDDDETYDYETPEGNQFRVICDPKSLLYIYGMQLDFSTALIGGGFNFTNPNATQTCGCGSSFAV
- a CDS encoding lipid-A-disaccharide synthase-related protein, producing the protein MRASRHRSTAPILLLSNGHGEDLSGALLGRSLRELGHPVEALPLVGRGEAYRRAGIPLLGRTREFSTGGIGYTSLKGRLTELIQGQVFYLLRQLLRLLRQSQRFELIVVVGDVIPVIAAWLAHRPVATYLVAYSSHYEGRLRLPWPCAELLASHRFRLVFSRDQLTADDLSQQLKRSVDFVGNPFMDPVLSATERIAATEPRIGLLPGSRRPELEDNLRLLLKLVENLNSSWELGLDLALVPSLGDADLMALAEGVGWRLEAESLMHGSGLRIQVRRDAFQTVLQQSDLLICMAGTAAEQAVGLAKPVLQLPGHGPQFTEAFAEAQRRLLGPTVFCAGGKVGSNSNLKASASLAMALVERSRSDATLQRQCREEAERRLGCAGGGRRMAGLISAVALPQP
- a CDS encoding TIGR01777 family oxidoreductase, with the protein product MRLLLLGCTGFVGRELVPLLLAEGHQLSLVSRRLPRGFEAERADGRLEWLQLDPSRPQSWQVPELKEALDQADGVVNLAGEPIAEKRWTPPHRQLLESSRLDTTQLLVEAIKASSTPPSVLVSASAIGFYGSSTSAQFQESNAPGDDFLASLCARWEAAAAAVPSSTRQLTVRIGIVLAPDGGALGKMLPVFRAGFGGPIGDGRQWMSWIHRRDLCALILQALTDGSWSGVVNGVAPQPVTMAAFSKELGRSLGRPSLLPVPAAVLQVLLGDGAKVVLEGQQVASERLQDLGFSFRYPDLPSALVAATS
- a CDS encoding cation:proton antiporter — its product is MQEPVALYLMAFGGLLLAAVLLDDLADRVKLPGILLVLALGLLVDNDMRAAGEPLLSLTRANNITQAALVLVLFFGGLTTNWSRMKAVVKPSALLATVGVLITAALLTLIGIGILVLEGGWKPALMAQVLFVGAMFSSTDASAALSLLRPLAGRMPEKVLDLIEMESTINDPMAVVLAGLALALAGGEGVATADLVTDVVRQFLLGGLLGFIGGSVISQLLLGSTSLTRGSMLPVVSLALLLVLSGGTTVLGGSPLLAAYVAGLVLGNGHAADQDVLEEAHSSFAKMAELMLFLCLGLVVAPQDVVRAGAWALLLFVAMQVVRWLMVQALLLRSDFQWSERSFICWTGLRGAVPIAMAIQAWASSASWGKLMPPLALSVVLLGLLIQGFALVPIAHRLGVVSKPETAEPS
- a CDS encoding NAD(P)H-quinone oxidoreductase subunit O, with the translated sequence MAETDAAPAAKAKPAVLKKGALVRVNREAYQNSLEASASDPVAPAYIFEGPGELLVVKGDYGQVRWNRPVPDVWLRMDQLEACS
- a CDS encoding phospholipid carrier-dependent glycosyltransferase, yielding MRVRWRFWGVVLLIWLLSTLVDRLWWELQTGLPAWDQADYLNSALDHGRALGVLPGGQWQGWDALLDLSPKIPPLASLVNGTVMAVSGDDPAAAAWSLSLWHGLLLLAVAAWGRQLHGQGLALLACVLTALAPALLDLRTDYVLEMPLAAVGTLALWRLGCWCDPQRGGRLGQVLLATGLALAAVLVKQSALLMLTPAGLWAAVIAIRRGRSWWRQALLLPLMTGLLIGPWLRHNWITSLGGTNRAVFESAAREGDPGVLSLESWTWYLRLLPEQLGPVLLMIGCSGLLLWWVQRDRDSVDQHTRDDPWHWRWLLINLLAAWLLTSLSPNKSDRYITPLLPTLLLLLARGWWQWGGWLRQRAAWLAPVALISGLMACLPAGWTAQLERFEDRPRGPLEQLVRAAGGGQPGRSPRTLIVVPSTSDLNQHNVSFYGRRQGGQLVGRQLGSSRADRVPTLQRAEWVVLAEGDQGSVRKSARRLDQAVRESGVFEQVERFPRPKGGSYSLWRRQNDQPVLAGFAAAFPSLASGLAAGPAGLDPVFEAVGQEHMIDGHFGYREEVRRAAERQLQQSPQDPGPHWTLALLAVLANRPAEAARHFGSLQTLLPENPWPAAYRSVVTLAGWNPWKAAAVADAAHASTPNPLLLALADLSGVLGGALWRLPSAFESLPLAVEQVEEALQADDQEQASS